agtagcccacgcaatcaaagatctgctgatatcaagggtagtgaccctgggaaatgtgcaggtcatagtggatggctttgctgcaatgggattccctaactgtggtggggctatagacggaacccatatccctatattggcaccggagcaccaagccgccgagtacataaaccgcaaggggtacttttcgatagtgctgcaagctctggtggatcacaagggacgtttcaccaacatcaacgtgggatggccgggaaaggtgcatgatgctcgcatcttcaggaactctggtctgtttcaaaagctgcaggaagggactttattcccagaccagaaaataactgttggggatgttaaaatgcctatatgtatcattggggacccagcctaccccttaatgccatggctcatgaagccatacacaggcagcctggacagtggtcaggagctgttcaactacaggctgagcaagtgcagaatggtggtagaatgtgcatttggacgtttaaaggcacgctggcgcagtttactgactcgcttagacctcagcgaaaccaatattcccactgttattactgcttgctgtgtgctccacaatatctgtgagagtaagggggagatgtttatggcggggtgggaggttgaggcaaatcgcctggctgctggttacacgcagccagacaccagggcggttagaagagcacaggagggcgcggtacgcatcagagaagctttgaaaaccagtttcatgactggccaggctacggtgtgaaagttctgtttgtttctccttgatgaacccccccgccccttggttcactctacttccctgtaagctaaccaccctcccctcctccctttaatcattgcttgcagagccaataaagtcattgctgcttcacagtcatgcattcgttattcattcatcacacaaatagggggatgactaccaaggtatcccaggaggggtggtggaggagggaaggaaaatgccacacagcactttaagcacagcactttaaaagtttacaactttaaaatttattgaatgacagccttcttttttttgggcaatcctctgtggtggagtggctggttggccggaggcccccccaccgcgttcttgggcgtctgggtgtggaggctatggaacttggggaggagggcggttggttacagaggggctgcagtggcagtctgtgctccagctgcctttgctgcagctcaaccatacactggagcatactggtttggtcctgcagcagcctcagcattgaatcctgcctcctctcatcacgctgccgccacctttgagcttcagccctgtcttcagcccgccacttactctcttcagcccgccacttactctcttcagccctccacctctcctcccggtcattttgtgctttcctgcactctgacattatttgcctccacgcattcgtctgtgctctgtcagtgtgggaggacagcatgagctcggagaacatttcatcgcgagtgcgtttttttttctttctaagcttcactagcctctgggaaggagaagatcctgtgatcattgaaacacatgcagctggtggagaaaaaaaaagggacagtggtatttaaaaagacacattttataaaacagtcgctacactctttcagggtaaaccttgctgttaacattacatacatagcacatgtgctttcgttacaaggtcgcattttgcctcctcccaccgcgtgaacggattttggttgaatgccagcaaacatacactgcaatgctttgttctacagtgattcccgagtacgtgttactggcctggagtggtaaagtgtcctaccatgaaggacgaaataaggctgccctccccagaaaccttttgcaaaggcagaaccgcaaatgccagggcaaagtaatcctttcacatgcttgcttttaaaccatgtatagcattttaaaaggtacactcaccagaggtcccttctccgcctgctgagtccaggaggcagccttgggtgggttcggggggtactggctccaggtctagggtgagaaacagttcctggctgtcgggaaaaccggtttctccgcttgcttgctgtgagctatctacaacctcctcatcatcatcttcttcgtccccaaaacctacttccgtattgcctccatctccattgaaggagtcaaacaacacggctggggtagtggtggctgaaccccctaaaatggcatgcagctcatcatagaagcggcatgtttggggctctgacccagagcggctgttcgcctctctggttttctggtaggcttgcctcagctccttcagtttcacacggcactgcttcgggtccctgttatggcctctgtccttcatgccctgggagattttcagaaaggttttggcatttcgaaaactggaacggagttctgatagcacggattcctctccccaaacagcgatcagatcccgtacctcccgttcggtccatgctggagctcttttgcgattctgggactccatcatggtcacctgtgctgatgagctctgcatggtcacctgcagcttgccacgctggccaaacaggaaatgagattcaaaagttcgcggttcttttcctgtctacctggccagtgcatctgagttgagagcgctgtccagagcggtcagaatggagcactctgggatagctcccggaggccaataccatcgaattgtgtccacagtaccccaaattcgagccggcaacgtcgatttaagcgctaatccacttgtcaggggtggagtaaggaaatcgattttaagagccctttaagtcgaaataaagggcttcattgtgtggacgggtgcaggtttaaatcgatttaacgctgctaaattcgacc
The nucleotide sequence above comes from Caretta caretta isolate rCarCar2 chromosome 1, rCarCar1.hap1, whole genome shotgun sequence. Encoded proteins:
- the LOC142070125 gene encoding uncharacterized protein LOC142070125, with translation MQSSSAQVTMMESQNRKRAPAWTEREVRDLIAVWGEESVLSELRSSFRNAKTFLKISQGMKDRGHNRDPKQCRVKLKELRQAYQKTREANSRSGSEPQTCRFYDELHAILGGSATTTPAVLFDSFNGDGGNTEVGFGDEEDDDEEVVDSSQQASGETGFPDSQELFLTLDLEPVPPEPTQGCLLDSAGGEGTSAACVSMITGSSPSQRLVKLRKKKKRTRDEMFSELMLSSHTDRAQTNAWRQIMSECRKAQNDREERWRAEESKWRAEESKWRAEDRAEAQRWRQRDERRQDSMLRLLQDQTSMLQCMVELQQRQLEHRLPLQPLCNQPPSSPSSIASTPRRPRTRWGGLRPTSHSTTEDCPKKRRLSFNKF